A single region of the Parcubacteria group bacterium genome encodes:
- the trmD gene encoding tRNA (guanosine(37)-N1)-methyltransferase TrmD produces MTFDIITIFPNIFDSYLKESILARAQKNGLVEINIHNLRDYTSDTHRTVDDSPYGGGVGMVMMAEPLYRAINDIRAAPRNDTRIILLTPRGKRFTQRDAQRLTQYDQIILIAGRYEGIDERVAEFVDEQISIGDFVLSGGELPALAVVEAASRLIPGVLGKDESSREESFSDENSSEYPQYTRPEIFITDDKKELKVPEILLSGNHAEIAKWRKSKRKQPTKRPQPPS; encoded by the coding sequence ATGACATTTGACATCATTACAATTTTTCCCAACATTTTTGACTCTTACCTAAAAGAGTCTATTTTAGCTCGCGCGCAAAAAAATGGCCTGGTTGAAATCAACATACACAACCTGCGGGACTACACGAGCGATACGCACCGCACCGTGGATGATTCGCCGTACGGCGGCGGAGTTGGCATGGTCATGATGGCGGAGCCGCTATACCGAGCCATCAACGACATACGAGCGGCTCCTCGCAATGACACTAGAATCATTCTCCTTACTCCACGAGGTAAACGATTCACACAAAGAGATGCGCAGCGGCTAACCCAATACGATCAAATCATCCTCATCGCAGGCCGGTACGAGGGCATTGATGAGCGTGTTGCTGAATTTGTTGATGAGCAAATTTCAATCGGCGATTTTGTCTTAAGCGGCGGAGAACTGCCTGCCCTGGCCGTGGTTGAGGCCGCGAGCAGGCTCATTCCGGGCGTGCTGGGCAAAGATGAGTCATCCCGCGAAGAATCCTTTAGCGACGAGAATTCCAGCGAGTACCCGCAGTATACCCGGCCCGAAATTTTTATCACTGATGATAAAAAAGAGTTGAAAGTGCCGGAAATTTTGCTTTCCGGAAACCACGCCGAAATCGCAAAATGGCGCAAAAGCAAGCGAAAACAGCCCACAAAACGTCCACAACCCCCTTCTTGA